The Penaeus chinensis breed Huanghai No. 1 chromosome 25, ASM1920278v2, whole genome shotgun sequence genome segment CGGGGCAGAGGTCCATCTCGCTCCGCTACGACGGACGCGTCTACCACTACAGAATCAATGAGGACGAGAACTCCAAGGTGTGTGGGGGTggcgagggggggtggagggcgggCTGGTTGGCTCCCGAAGAGTCGTAGGTTGAGTGTCATGTGATAGGAGGTCATGGTGTGACTACTTCATCTCATTGGGTAGATTTAGATATATCCTGATCTAAATCCTATATGTGTAATTTGATGTTTTGATATGATGATACAGTCACCTGGCAGAATAATCAGATTTTCCCATACCTGTGCAGTtggccagggtggtaaatatGAAACTGAACTCAAGTATAAACTCCAAGTGTGCATTACATCCTAGATTTTGTTATTTAGTGATGCCACATTTGCAGCATAATAGTTTGGCCACCCCCTGACCAGATAGCTAGGATGGTTAAAGAATAGATTAACCAAGCAAAAGTAAAACTGCCATGTACTGTAGTCTTGTAGACCAGCTAGCACTAGCTTGAGGGACAAGGAACTATGTTTCATCTTCTCTTGTATGTTAGAAAGTATATTTGTGATAAATCCGAATTTTGCTATGTATTCAAATCTGTCATTAAGTTTGTCCCAAGTGGTGAGAAAAGGTGTCAGATATAGAACTAGACTTGATTAAGATTTTCATTAGAATGAACAGAAGACTAAATAAAGTAAGTCCTATTTTTTGTGATATACATTTATGGTGATGTGGGTTTTGTAAATGTTTTCAGATTAAAGCTCATTATGAATTTAGTTATATTACCAAGATGTAGACAGTTATCATGTGATAATTTTCTTTATAACTCCTCTTTATTGAAACTTTCACCAGACCATAAATCACCCTCATTTTAAAGTTCTTAATTTCTTGGTTCCCCCACATAATTATATGCAGTAATTTTCATCAATAACCAGGCACTTTAAGAATAAGACATTGGAGTCCTTACAAAAGTGAATGTTGCTTTGTGCTTGATTTAGAAAATGATTTGAGACtggctttttttcatttataaaagAATGTACACATTGACAGTCTTTgtggtatttattttttaattacttaaCTCTTGTTAATCATTTgcaaaaatacataaatgcattaaaTAGTTACACTAAATATTTGATGTCCTTTTAAATTGTCGAGGGCCAATAAACTGACCAATATACTTGAGAAACAACCAGAAATtaacttttctcctcctctgcagCTGTATGTGTCTTCAGAATTTCGGTTCAACACCTTGGCAGAGTTGGTACATCACCACTCACAACATGCCGATGGTCTTATCACCCAGCTGTTATATCCTGCCCCAAAGAGAAATAAACCCACTGTGTTTGGTCTTACTCCAGGTACAGTATCCATGTTTGCCTTTgaaggtatatatttattttctctctttgtttctttttttttggaattgtgctttattttgaaatatttgttgaaagatctctctctctctctcttgctctctctctctcacattgtgTGTTCATAAAATGGATATTATACGTGGATATAGGTAAGCCAGTGTCGATCCCACAGGAAACTAATTCCCTCGGCGATTTTACAGAGCCAGATGAGTGGGAAATTGAGAGGACCGATATAGCGATGAAACATAAACTTGGGGGAGGCCAGTATGGAGATGTTTACGAAGCTGTTTGGAAGAGATACAACATCTGTGTCGCTGTGAAAACTCTCAAGGTAATAGTATAGCCATTCCAAGtacatgaagggaaaaaaaaaaaaaattacgttatcAAGTGTTTCTAATGCTATATTTGAAGATTTGAAATACATTATGTATGTCATAATAACATCAGTTAGTAAAAGGTGTTGCTGGTTTAATTGATATGGTTCTTGAATTGCAGGAAGATACAATGGCCCTGAAGGACTTCTTAGAAGAAGCCTCaataatgaaggaaatgaaacACCCCAATCTTGTTCAGCTCTTGGGGGTGTGTACTCGGGAACCCCCTTTTTACATTGTGACAGAGTTCATGTCCCGAGGTAACCTCCTGGACTACCTGCGCACTTGTAGTCATGATGAGGTCAACGAGGTAACTTTGCTGTACATGGCAACTCAGGTAGCTGCAGCTATGGAGTATCTGGAAGACAGGAGCTTCATACACAGgtagagacttttttttttatttgctgggTCAACGTAAAGATATATGAACTCAAATGACAGAGATGATTGTAACTAAGATTTTTTAAGATGACAGATACTTTGAATTACagtataatgattaaaaaatacagTCAAATGTCAGAGATGTTTGTCATTGTAACTGTTATACAATAGAAATATTTAAAGCATATTTTGTAAATTACACAGGGACTTAGCAGCTCGCAACTGTTTAGTCGGGGAAAACCACTTAGTCAAAGTGGCCGATTTTGGGCTGGCGCGTCTCATGAGAGATGACACGTACACTGCTCATGCTGGAGCCAAATTCCCAATCAAGTGGACTGCACCAGAGGGTCTAGCCTATAATAAATTTTCTACAAAGGTATAAATGTTATACAGTTTGTAGGTTTAGTTTTTTATTGTGATACAGATTATATCAAGGTTTTTCTGCatagtatactgtatgtatagcaTTAGTATGATACATAGTGTATTATATGATCTGCAAGTAGTTAACAAAGAGGAACATTTTATTTCCAGTCTGATGTTTGGGCATTTGGCATATTACTCTGGGAGATTGCAACATATGGAGTATCACCGTATCCTGGGGTAGACCTGACCAATGTGTATCACCTTTTAGAGTCAGGATATAGGTAAGGGATGTTTATTACACATATTCTTTATATGTAGAAGGCTAAGAGAAGTGTTATCCCTGTAGTTGGTTATTCCTGATTTATGTTTCACAGGGTATGATACATGTTCCATGATATAAGCTTTGCTGAGTATGTTTACTAATTTAAATTTTGCACCTTATGCTACATTTTGCTGATGTCTTTTATGTTTTATGATACAAAGAATATCATACATACCTCCTTTTTACCCAAACTTCAAATTTTCCAGAATGGACTGTCCTCAGGGATGTCCAGTAAGAGTCTATGAACTGATGAAGCAGTGTTGGCTGTGGATCCCTTCGGACCGGCCCACATTCTCCCATATCCACCATGCGCTCGAGACCATGTTCCAAGAGACTTCTATTACTGAGGGTATGTGAGCATGCGCAGGCTGACAGATAGTGCAAATGGATATCTTTTATGTCCTCCTCACTTGTGATGAATTTTTTGGAGATACTTTTTTATTGGAAAATAGGTGATAACTGTAACAAATAGTGGAACAGACCAAGTTGTGCTTTTACTTTTCTCCACAAGTTTCTGATGTTTATTCCCTTGATGACGgttaaagaaaactaaaaaaaaaaaactctacgctctggagatcaatggcaacgtgctGTGAGAGCgcaggagttcagtacatcaagccgaatcaccagctTGTATCGCTTTGGCACGCAGCCGCGGTGTACAGCCACACACCACAGatcgagtggtttgttttgatgcctcacggtgtgacctgtcgggaaggggttaaaagaaACAAGGGACATTATAGATTTACCACACTGTGTACGGGTGATGGAAGtccacacacagactcacacaaaaGGAAGGATCACTCACTAATTTTATAATTGTATCAACAGAGGTGGAACAGCAATTAGCAGCTGGTGGAGGACGGAAGGTGGTTAGAGGTTCTTCCACAGGCACACACCAACAGTGGAATGAGGAACAACTCCCTACTAGTCCAAGAACATCCTCCACCAAGCAGTAAGTGAGATTGTTCATGTGTGCAGATGGAAGCGAAGTTGACCGAGAGTGCTATTTGGGGCTATTTAATTGGAGATGTGCTGGTGATATATCCTGAAGTTTAAATGTTCTTTGGTATACTTATTCTATTTGTCCATTCATATGTAAGTCATATGTGTAGAGTTGAATGGACTTTGATGATGTGAGAGAGGTTTTGTTTACACCTTGATTAGATTTGAAGGGGATATGTttcaacatagatagatagatggatggatggcttgATAGAagtatggaaggaaggatggttaAAACTTGTATTTTATTCCTAGAAGAACTAAAAACAAGCATGGGATGATGGATGAAGGTAGTAGTCCCAATCTGCCAAGGGATGTACGACCGAGCCCCGGCATCCTCTCTGCCCGTTCCACTGTAGTTCAGCTCCGCCGCACCACCAACAAGAAGGGCAAACAGGCACCAGCGCCGCCAAAGAGAACAAGGTAAGTTTTGCACGTTTCCTGTCTTAGAGATATCTCATTAGTGtctcctttgttttctgtttcaggTATGGATGTGTAATACCTATtttaaagaattgaaaaaaacatTTTGTACAAGTTGTATATAATTTGTCATATATAATTGATTGTTCTAGAACTTTGGAAGAATTCAGATAGAGAAACTAGTTACTTTTAACAGTATATGTTAGATTAAGAATAAAGGTCCAAGAGTATTTACCTTGTGTTTCCTCTTTCAGTTCATTCCGTGACAGTACCTGCACCGACCAAGACATGCCAGCCGGGATGGCGGGAGATGAGCTCAATGAATTCAATGGTATAGACAAAATCTTTGAAGGTACCACGTCTTtcgtccctgtctctcctctgcctttctgCTTGTTTCCCTTGCCGACTTTGACTTGCCTGATGAGGaaattttttcaaatatatatatatatatatatacctttataaatacttttttttttttttgtctaattttttcattaacttttatttttgcAATGGATTTGATATTAGCTGAAGTTTATATCCTTGTGCTCTATATACATAGTTTTGCCTTCCATAGAAGTCAGCAGTAGGCTGTTACTGAATGAAaagaagtacatttttttttcattcttcatatGAAGCTGAGCGCTATTGTGAGTAGGTCGTGTTGTGGCATTACTCCCAGAATTTCTCAGACCTACATTCGGTAAAGTTAGCATGACTGTTGGAGCCACTTCTGTCTTGTAAGGTTAGCCATCTCAAGTctgttgttcattttttttattattattattattattttttttttttagaagaatcccttgaatttttcttttttctttttgcgacCTAGAATTGTGATATCTTTTTCACaggattttgtgtgtgtctgtgtctgtgtctgtgtctgtgtctgtgtctgtgtctgtgtctgtgtctgtgtctgtgtctgtgtctgtgtctgtgtctgtgtgtgtgtgtgtgtgtgtgtgtgtgtgtgtgtgtgtgtgtgtgtgtgtgtgtgtgtgtgtgtgtgtgtgtgtgtgtgtgcgtgtgtgcacactgtgtgtgtgtgtgtgcacactgtgtgtgtctgtctgtctgtttttattttgtttttttttgtgagaatgagaaatgaaatgagtgagtgagtgagtgagtgagtgagtgagtgagtgagtgagtgagtgagtgagtgagtgacggagTGACGGAGTGACGGAGTGacggagtgagtgagcgagcgagcccAAGAgcaagtgcgagtgtgagtgtgtttgcatatatacacatatatgtatatgggtatatgtgtgtgtgtgtatatattatatttatatttaaatttatatttatatttatatttaaatttatatttatttagattcttattctaattcatatttatatacattttgtttgtattataaatgcaaatattttatttattataattattattataattattattattgttattattgttattattattattattattattattattattattattattattattattattattattattattattattattattattattattattatgatgacgatgatgatgaggatgatttaagatattattagtagtagtatattattaaatataaaaaagcgagaaggaaaaaggTCCTCTTGAGTTCCTTTAGTTAGCACAGTGAGGACTCTTTAACATGGTGTGACTTGTTTTCCAAATGTAATCAAGGACTTTACAGTTTGGCTCTATCCCAGaaacctttcctcccttcccggAGTTATGGGTCTCGGAGTACACGCCACTTAATATGTCCAGTACAGTAGATGACCTGTTTGATTTGCCATACCACTTTACAACCCACTATGCACTTCCTTACAACACAGGCAAGTTCGTTGTGCTTTTGGTgttttgatcatttttttttttttatatcttatctttGTGTTCTTCTGCTGTGCTTTTTTTTCCTGACTTTTGCCtacttaactctctctctgttatgGCTTGACTTTGGAGTACcttgtaaatgtttttattttgttaaagaGAAAATTGAGgttatcttctttcctcttcatggGGATAACCTTGAgagttatatatattgttgcataATTTGTCTGATTCAGTTTAATAATTATTTGCATTAGTCTAGGCCAATGaaataagtaatgaaaataagttGTTTATGATgactatagaatatataaaacttATGTCTTTTTGATCATTACTAGTTCCTGAATTCTGTTCCAAGTAACAATAAATGCTTTTCACTTTATAAATCAGTACCCAAGAAAGGTTTACAAAATGTTGAGTCTTAGCATAAACTGTTAGTGATAAAACCACTGCCTTGATAGAAATTTTCTGGTTTGTTATTCCCTGCAACATAAACATACCATAGATTGCCATAAAAGTTTAAGGCCATTTATGTGTATCATGGTAAGCAAGTTGAGAATGCGACACTTGAGTCCTTGTGGCCTCTCATGACCAGATATCTTCGTAGAAAACCTTCTGGTCGTGAGAAGACAGGAAGGCTTCAGTGCTGCAAAACTCTCAGCTTGCTTACAGTTATTATAATCTGCATCTTGGCTGTAACATATTCTAAAAGGCATAATACACCTGTCCCTGTATACATGCATGACTTTCTGTAAGAAACACAAACCTTGTATGCTTGTAAAAAGAGAGCAACAACAGTAAAACTTTTTTTCAaccaagataaaaagaaaatattcataaGAGGTTAAGCCACAGATGAAGTGAAATGCAGCTGTAAAAATTGAAGGAGAAGCAAATTGTGATGTTACAAGTCAGGCCAAAGTCCTCATCAGGAGGTAATGGCAAAGTGGGACCCCATCTGTTTTGCATTTTGTCTCCTTTTGAGAGTTTCATCTGATTGGGGACATCACaatttgttatttctctcttttgtagCTGTGATTCATCTTTGTATGcatcatttttgtgtgtgtgtgtgtgtattgaaataATGATTGTTGCAAACACTTTAGCTGTGTGGGTGAATGAggaattattttacatttttcataaTTTGAGTAAGCATTTTAGATTAAATTTGCTTTgcctatgtatattttatatatatatatatatatatatatatatatatatatatatatatatatatacacattttttttttctgacttatTCAGGTCACTTACTATGCCAGTGTAACACTCAATCAGAAGAAATACATACTGAATTGATACTTTATATTGTTTCACTTAATGATATAGATTGTTGGAGATCattgataaatgtataattagGTCACTTGGTTCTCTGCAAGTTTGAACGTAACCAAATAGCTGCCTTTTATGATGTAAGGGTCAGAGCGGAAAAGAATCCTGGAACAACTTATGTCTGACAGATATGAATGTGGAATAAAGTACCAATGCAAGGAACGTATAACGTCTGTCTATATGTTGTATGATCATGAAACCAAGTTATTGAACATGTTTGTGATTAATAGTAAGTATCAGATTTTAAaacctctgtctttctgttattCTAAAAGTTATTTTAACCCCCTTCCTGATGGGTCACACCTATAGGCATAAAACCACacgaaatgtggcatgcggctgtacggcacagcggcgcgccaaagcgatccgaggcagtgattcagcttgatgtactgaactcacacactcaaagtcggcgcattgccgtggttcgccagagcgtagagtttttttttagttttctacacccgtcaccaaggggataAGAAAAGATAGCAGAGATACATTCTGATGTAAAATGTAGACATGGAAAGAAGACAGAATTGCAGTGTCTGTACATTGATAATCATGAAATTTAATTTCTTTTAGATTTATTCCAATAAATTCTCCTAAAAGATTCCCTACTTAACCCACTCACACTGAATGATATCCTATCAAGTCAACACTGTCGCTCATGCAGCGGTGACGTCCTATCAATTCTTGTGGGATTGAGCCTGCTCTAAGCTTCTGTTGTTTGATTATATGGCCTTGGCAACATTCACTCAGGAGAAACGATCCCTTAAAaaactatttttatcttcatttccaaGAAGACAGAATTGCAGTGTCTGTACATTGATAATCATGAAATTTAATTTCTTTTAGATTTATTCCAATAAATTCTCCTAAAAGATTCCCTACTTAACCCACTCACACTGAATGATATCCTATCAAGTCAACACTGTCGCTCATGCAGCGGTGACGTCCTATCAATTCTTGTGGGATTGAGCCTGCTCTAAGCTTCTGTTGTTTGATTATATGGCCTTGGCAACATTCACTCAGGAGAAACGATCCCTTAAAaaactatttttatcttcatttccttaACAGATTACATCAAGACACGTGCCCAGCATGTCTTGGTGTAGTGCTGTGAAATTCATTTGTGAGTGAATTAATAGGGTTTTCTATTTTTGCTTAAAGAAAGCAATCccctttattgtttttaatcttcTCTGATTCTGTATGATCAACTAGTGCAGAATAATGCACATAGTTTTCTGTTATTTTGTATGAATGATGGTGAGTAATCTAAGAATAAGAGTAAGCCTATAAAGATAAGTATATGGAAAATAAAGTGTGAACAAGTTATATTGTCTGCATTTTGGCAGGTTATATTTGGTGAAAGTGTGAGCAAAATATGTCATTCCAGAATAATTAAGAACATGCATTTAAATATGGGACAGGTGTATTTATTTGGTAGCACAGTCATAAGCAAAATTAATAAACATGCAACATCTAAATCTATACGCACACCCGTGCCAacactcactcccacacccacatccacacccacacccacatccacatccacatccacacccacatccacatccatacccacacccacatccatacccacacccacatccatacccacacccacatccatacccacacccacatccatacccacacccacacccacatccatacccacacccacatccatacccacacccacatccatacccatactcacacccacatccatacccacacccacacccacacccacacccacaccttcactttcaccttcaccttcaccttcaccttcaccttcaccttcaccttcaccttcaccttcacctacacctacacctacacctacacctacacctacacctacacgtacacgtacacgtacacgtacacccacacctacatctacacctacacctacacctacacctacacctacacctacaccttcatcttcatctacacccacacctacaaccACAACTACATTTGCATcctcacacaaatacaaacagaagTAGAGTCTAAACCATAAACACTTAGCCCAATGATTACCATATCTATTTTCAAAATCTATAATTAAAGGGATCCATCCTTAAACCAAGCCTTGCACAACTCCAGTTCCTCCAGCTATGATATTTAGCTTGACATGAGGGTCCTTCCCACCCCCAGGAATCCAGAAGGACCTGGCTGATCTGGCGAGTAGCAACGATGCCGAGAGTGAGAGCGACTTGAGAGAGCGAACGCCCGACACTGAAGACTCCGGGGCACAGTCCTTACCCACAACTCAGGGCCTCACGTCCACGCACTCCACCTTTAGATCCGATCCTCCGCATTTGCAGTCCTTTAGGTGGGTTGGTTGCTGCGTAGCATGGCATGGCTGGGGATAGGGGTGGGAGCTGGGAAACCTGTTTTGTCATTTGGATGCAAGGTTTCCAATTATTTGTGTGAGCTATGATTATTTTTCAtactttgttttatttggttCATAAATGTCCGTtgatatccatatatgtttatactggtCATGTAACTCATCAtgtgtataattaatattacacTATGTATTGAAATAAGTCAGGAGCTGATATTCTGATACCTTCCCTTAAAagcttctttaattttttttttttttttttaacatgtacaGAAATTTAAATCTATCTTCTGTTTCCAGACAAAAGTCAGGTGGGTTGCGTGACCCTAAGGCAGGTGGAGACAGAATACggcgagggaggatggagaaatcTGAGAGCCAGAGTGGCACTATTGGCAGCAGACACATCACCGTTGCAGCCTTGGAAGTCCATAATGTCAAGAGGGCCATCAATCGCTATGGCACACTTCCCAAGGGTGCAAGGATTGGTGCCTATCTTGAATCTCTCCGTCAGAGTGGTCTGTCTCAAGGTGTTCCTCCATCAGATGATCAGTCTTCTGAACACCAGGCGGAAGATCAAGATGAGCATGGTGATCAAGAAGATCAGAAGGACACTGTGGATAAGAATGCTGCATCCATGATTCGCAGCAATTCAACCCAGAGTGGTTTCCAGCCACAGTCGCCCTTGATATCTCGGCTAAGTCCACGCCTGCAGCCCTTGCGGTCCGATAAGCGGAACAAGGAGCCCAGTTTGGCAGACCTAGAATTCCCACCACCTCCATTAGATTTGCCTCCTCCACCGGATGACTTCATAGAGGAGAACCAATCGACAGGCTTGGAGTTCCCTCCACCGCCCGGTTCGGACCGCTGGTTAGGCACCTCCTCGCCTGAGTCAAGGAGACGTTTAGCTCAGAAACCTATTCCTTCACCCAGAGCTAGACGAAAGGCAGACTTTGCCAACGTCAGTCCACAGAAGTTGCCAAGTTCCGCAATGCAGGACTCTCAGCAGGGGATGGTTGAAGGATCTGAATCCCCGCAGGCTGACAGGGCTACACTAAGTGTAACGAGGTGTAGGATGAGGGATGCAGATGCTGATAAGCCCCCAGTGCGAGCAAAGCCTAATCTAGATACAAGTCTAGATGGTGAAGCTAGTGAAGGAAGTCCAGCATCTCGATTTGGAGTCAGCCTGAGGCACCGAGACCAGTCCTCGGATTCGTGCGAAAGCTTCAAGTCTACAGAGAATCTGTCTCCTCGTCCAGGCCTATCTAGTGCAAAAGTCAAGGGGAAGTCCAGTTCTGCTGCAGCTAAGAGTCCAGGATCGTCATCAGCTGATACAGAAGGCATGCAGACTCCTTCCTCTCCAGTGGGAGAAAGTGGACTAGCCCCATCTTCTCCTGCAGCGGTCGATGGCAGTCCCCCGTCTGTTGATGCTGCCTCATTAGCTTCCAGAGATGGTAGCGTGGAAGAACTGTCTGCTGAAGAACCCAAGGTTGTACTTGGCTTGGGAATCAACCATGAAGTCAAGGAAAGTTTAGAGTTAAAATTAGTTTCTGAATTGAAGGAAGCTgatgaaaagaaggaacagaaagatgACAAGAAGGAGCCAAGTCCAGATGGAGTTACAGGAGGAGAAACGTCACCTGGAAGCCAGAAGAATCCCGCAGTGCAACTAGTCTCGGAGTTATTTGAGAGCCTACGACAAAAATCCAACAAAGTAGGGGATACTCCACATTTAGATAATGGTAATGCAGTGAACATTGAATCTGACAATAGTAATTTAAGAGACAGTAGTAATCAAATTGGCTTTAAGACCAATTTGAAGAAAGTGAAAAACACATTTGAAAAGAGCAgttcagagaaagaggagagaaaaatatattttaaaactcAGCTTCGGAAAACGGACACtagtaagggtgatgataatgttaacatggAATGTGATCCTCACAGTACTTTGATGGACTTCAGAGCACAGTTAAGAAAAACCAATATTGTTAAAGAGGACGATACCAAGGCCGCGGGAGACGACACCTCTCCGAGTGATCAGCAGGAAAATGGTTCACAAGTGCTTAGTGAAGTGAACAAAAAGGGTGATAATGCCGGGAAGAACGAACGGAGCTGTGACTCGGGAATCAAGAGTGATATAATGAGCGAAAGTGTGACGAGTATTCATAGTGAGAAACGAGATAGTATTCAGAGTGATTCTTTAAAAGTGAGTGAAGATGAGGATGCCAAACGTTTTAGCTCAAGTAGCATAAGTAGTTTAAAGAAGTTGTGGGAGAAGCAGGATGCTGATAAACTGGCCAAGGCTGATCCTAATCAAACTAGTCCCAAATATGCTCCAAGTATGAACAAACGGCCAGATTTGCCAAAGTTAACTAAAAGTGAGAAAGACTCAGTTGCCGACACCCCAGTTCTGAAAAAGACCCCTGAAGACGAGGGCAAGGTCGGCAAGCTGGAACGGAGGGTGTGGCCGCCACCCAGCAGTAGTGAAGTGGATGCCAAGCCAGTGGATGGAAAGCCCTCCGTGCCCGTTAAGCCTGTAGTGAAGAGTTTCAAATTACCTCCTCCACCTGCTGGGGTCAAGCCACCTCCACCCAAGCCAGCGGGGATCtacgccaccccctccctcatcagGCCTCCATCGGTGCCAGTTATTTCTGTGAAGAAGGAGGGCAAGGATTCTGAAAATAAGGAAAGTAAAGcaattaaagaaacaaaagattCTATGTCGAAAGATAATGCCTCTGGTAATCCTCCTCCCAGTATGACATCTTCGGGCGGAACTTTGCCGAGTGACAGTGTGAGTGGGTCCTCTAATAGCAGTACAGAGAAAGCTGGGCTAGTGGAGCAAGGCCGTGGGGTGGAAGCCTCAGTGGCGACCTTGCGAACGGAAGGAGCCACCACTACTGTTGCTGCTTGCATCCAGTCAGCACAAAGGGTATTAGACTTTTACCAAGCCTGTTGGGAATACATGGACAACATTCCACCTCAGAGTCGATTTCACATGCGAGAACTTCTAACCCGTCTAGAGCTCCAGACTAGGCAGCTGCGCTCAGCAGGGGGACGCTCAATTGAACACAATGAAAAGCTCTTTGCAGAAATTGAGAGCACAGTGAGGGATGTTACCAATACAGTTCAGCGTTAGGCTTTTAGCTATTGTAATTGGGTAAGATATTCTGAGTAATACGTTTTTACTGTGAACTTAACATCCTTTTGGAAATCCGAAAAAGGGAAATCCTTTTTAGAGTAGAGTGATAtgtaaaaagatatagaaaaaaaccaTTGAATGTCATTGCTCACAAGTCCAGACAGTTAAGTGAAAAGATAGAAAATGAGCAGCATACCTTGGGGTGATGCTAGAGGAGTTTTACACTGTTGATTCTCATTCTGAATGTGCAAACGACAATACTCCTGCATTTAAAATCATTTCAAATTACGTGCTGGTTgatgtagaaaagaaagacactGTAAAATTAGTGACTCGGAAAA includes the following:
- the LOC125038527 gene encoding tyrosine-protein kinase Abl-like isoform X3 translates to MFAFEEPDEWEIERTDIAMKHKLGGGQYGDVYEAVWKRYNICVAVKTLKEDTMALKDFLEEASIMKEMKHPNLVQLLGVCTREPPFYIVTEFMSRGNLLDYLRTCSHDEVNEVTLLYMATQVAAAMEYLEDRSFIHRDLAARNCLVGENHLVKVADFGLARLMRDDTYTAHAGAKFPIKWTAPEGLAYNKFSTKSDVWAFGILLWEIATYGVSPYPGVDLTNVYHLLESGYRMDCPQGCPVRVYELMKQCWLWIPSDRPTFSHIHHALETMFQETSITEEVEQQLAAGGGRKVVRGSSTGTHQQWNEEQLPTSPRTSSTKQRTKNKHGMMDEGSSPNLPRDVRPSPGILSARSTVVQLRRTTNKKGKQAPAPPKRTSSFRDSTCTDQDMPAGMAGDELNEFNGIDKIFEGIQKDLADLASSNDAESESDLRERTPDTEDSGAQSLPTTQGLTSTHSTFRSDPPHLQSFRQKSGGLRDPKAGGDRIRRGRMEKSESQSGTIGSRHITVAALEVHNVKRAINRYGTLPKGARIGAYLESLRQSGLSQGVPPSDDQSSEHQAEDQDEHGDQEDQKDTVDKNAASMIRSNSTQSGFQPQSPLISRLSPRLQPLRSDKRNKEPSLADLEFPPPPLDLPPPPDDFIEENQSTGLEFPPPPGSDRWLGTSSPESRRRLAQKPIPSPRARRKADFANVSPQKLPSSAMQDSQQGMVEGSESPQADRATLSVTRCRMRDADADKPPVRAKPNLDTSLDGEASEGSPASRFGVSLRHRDQSSDSCESFKSTENLSPRPGLSSAKVKGKSSSAAAKSPGSSSADTEGMQTPSSPVGESGLAPSSPAAVDGSPPSVDAASLASRDGSVEELSAEEPKVVLGLGINHEVKESLELKLVSELKEADEKKEQKDDKKEPSPDGVTGGETSPGSQKNPAVQLVSELFESLRQKSNKVGDTPHLDNGNAVNIESDNSNLRDSSNQIGFKTNLKKVKNTFEKSSSEKEERKIYFKTQLRKTDTSKGDDNVNMECDPHSTLMDFRAQLRKTNIVKEDDTKAAGDDTSPSDQQENGSQVLSEVNKKGDNAGKNERSCDSGIKSDIMSESVTSIHSEKRDSIQSDSLKVSEDEDAKRFSSSSISSLKKLWEKQDADKLAKADPNQTSPKYAPSMNKRPDLPKLTKSEKDSVADTPVLKKTPEDEGKVGKLERRVWPPPSSSEVDAKPVDGKPSVPVKPVVKSFKLPPPPAGVKPPPPKPAGIYATPSLIRPPSVPVISVKKEGKDSENKESKAIKETKDSMSKDNASGNPPPSMTSSGGTLPSDSVSGSSNSSTEKAGLVEQGRGVEASVATLRTEGATTTVAACIQSAQRVLDFYQACWEYMDNIPPQSRFHMRELLTRLELQTRQLRSAGGRSIEHNEKLFAEIESTVRDVTNTVQR